Genomic window (Apodemus sylvaticus chromosome 22, mApoSyl1.1, whole genome shotgun sequence):
CGCCATGTAGCAGAAATGTAACATGGAACTCCCATAGTGTGGCCTGTCCTTTTGGCTGTCACTTATCAACAACAGACTTGTCTTCTGGGAACATAGGGTGTGGAAAGAAAACCAAGCAGCAGGCCCTACGTGGTGCCCTTTGAGATCAGAGGTCACTGTCATGTGGCCTGCTGCCTTGGGACCTTGAATCTGGATGGCAGCATCCATGAGCTGGACAGTCAGAAAGGATTCCGGCAGCCCTAGAGATGACCCAGCACCTGTGCTAGGTGTGTGCAGGACCCGAGCACCAGCCTGCTCCCCGTCCTCTTCCCTCTGGGAGGTCCCTGTCACACCGCGCTGCTGAACTTGACATCCGACTGCTCCGTGCTGTCTGGAATGACCGCCTTGAGCGTGGCATGGCAGAAGCGGTTCAGAGCTGGCAGGCTGGTCTTCTGTTCCACGTACAGCCTCAGCTTGTCCCTGAAGGTCTCTCCCAGGAAGCTGTAGATGAGGGGGTTCAGGCAGCTGTTGGAGAAGGCTGCAAGGTTGACTATGTGGCCTGTCAAGGGGTAGGCATGGCGGAAAGACTGCTTGCAAGGAGTGTCCCCCGGCTGCGCCCACTGTAGGAGGTGGACGCTGATGAAGACGTTCTCCGGCAGCCAGCAGATGAAGAAGACAAGGACCACTGCGAAGATCATCCGCAGGGCTTTCTGCCTGCGTGGGCGCAGGCCGCGGTGCCTGTGGGCCCGGACGAGGGCCCGCACGATGAGGGAGTAGCAGAGGCCAATGATGGCGAAGGGCACAACGAAGCCCAGCGTGACCTCCAGCCACTGCACCTCCCTGACATCGGCAAAGCAGAAGCAGGCCTCCTCCGTGTGCCGCAGGTGCACGGCTGTGAAGGGCACCAGCGTGGCAGACACCGAGGCCATCCAGATGAGGCCACAGCTGAGCCGCGCGTGGTGCTTGGTGCGGAAGAGGCCACAGCGCATGGCCTTGGCCAGCGCCAGGTACCTGTCGAAGCTCATCCAGGTGAGGAAGAAGACGCTGCTGtacatgttgatctgcaggaagaGCGACATGAAGGTGCACAGCACGGCGATGTCGTAGTACTGCTCGTCCAGGTTGAACACCTCAATCAGGGAGTCGGCCACCAGGATGAGGTCGGCCGCCGCCAGGTTGATGAAGTACAGGTCTGGGATGGTCATCTTCTCCCGGAAGCTGATGTTCACCACCAGGATGAGGATGTTGCCCACGAAGCCAATGGGAAAGAGGAAGATGGTGTagaggcaggagagaaagagggcaaTGACGTACTGCTGGTGCTCAGAGAGGTCCCCAGTGAGGTTCCCCGGGGCGTCTTCCCGCAGTGCCAGGGACAAGTTGAGGGCCAGCGGGGTGCTGTTGGAGGGGGCAGGCCACACGGGACCGAGGTAGATCTCCACTCCAACATTTTGGGCGGGAGTCGTTGTATCCATGGCTTTCCTCGGCAGCTTTCAGGACTTGCTGAAAGGGTCACAGAAGTTTGCTTTACGTGACAGCTCCATCTTCACTAAGAAAGGTGGCTCCCTTGCAAGTGAGCCAGGCATCTGTGAGGCAGGAGGAATCGTCCTGGGAGCCTGTTAGTCTCAGAAAACCAGGAGGGCAGACAGGGTGTCTGATGTCTGGGCTGGTGCTGGGCAGGCACACCTGCTGCCTGCTCGCCTTCCGGGCACCTGTAGAGGCAGATGGGGCAAGACTTAGCATCTAGAATCCTGAGCACCGTGAAGGAGGCGGGCGTAGCCTGTGAGTGATAACAGGGTCTGCCTGGGCTCTGGCTTTTGCCATCTTGGAGAGGTGGTGCTCCTCAGCCGGAGCAGAAGAGAGGCGTGGAAGTGTTCCTTTATGTCCCCTAAGGGCACCCACAGTTGGTGACAGCCTGTGAGTCATGGGAGACGCAGTGGGACCAGTCAGATCACTGGCTCATGAAATACTGTGAATGTGTGGTGTGGGAATTTGAGGAAAACTACTGTTTGTCGAGACAGGAAGTCTCATTAACTTCAGCAGCTGTTGGAAAGAGATGTGACATGGGAAGGGAAAAACCCAGGCTTTCTCAAAGGTAGTCCAAGAAGCCCACGGGATGGGAGCTGCCTTTTCTCTTGTGGTGAAGTGGTAAGAGAAGTTTTGTTCTTCAACTAGTGGCAGTACTGAGTGTGGGTACCAGGAGTAAAcacctgcaccccccccccccagtttaaAGTGACAACAAGTAAAGAATAAACATTATTATTTGAGGACTGGGATGTAGCTGGGGTTCTACCTTCAGTATCAtcctcttgtgtgtatgtgtgtgtgtgtgtctgcacacacacacacacacacacacacacacacacaggcatatacacagatgtatcacttttttcctgagacaagttttcactgtgtagccctggctgtcctggaagtcactctgtagaccaggctggcctccgactcacagagatccacctgcctctgtcccccaagtgcagggattaaggttttaaggcagggtctctctcatACTCCAGGCTGTGCTCC
Coding sequences:
- the Gper1 gene encoding G-protein coupled estrogen receptor 1, translating into MDTTTPAQNVGVEIYLGPVWPAPSNSTPLALNLSLALREDAPGNLTGDLSEHQQYVIALFLSCLYTIFLFPIGFVGNILILVVNISFREKMTIPDLYFINLAAADLILVADSLIEVFNLDEQYYDIAVLCTFMSLFLQINMYSSVFFLTWMSFDRYLALAKAMRCGLFRTKHHARLSCGLIWMASVSATLVPFTAVHLRHTEEACFCFADVREVQWLEVTLGFVVPFAIIGLCYSLIVRALVRAHRHRGLRPRRQKALRMIFAVVLVFFICWLPENVFISVHLLQWAQPGDTPCKQSFRHAYPLTGHIVNLAAFSNSCLNPLIYSFLGETFRDKLRLYVEQKTSLPALNRFCHATLKAVIPDSTEQSDVKFSSAV